From a single uncultured Fibrobacter sp. genomic region:
- the rpoC gene encoding DNA-directed RNA polymerase subunit beta', with protein MVEEIERDNSGDISIHLAAPEMIRSWSHGEVTKPETINYRSFKPEKDGLFCEKIFGPVKNWECNCGKFKRIRYKGVVCDRCGVEVTHSNVRRKYMGHIELAIPLTHTWFVRNQPCVIGALLNLSTKDLDYIIYYEKYVVIDPGDADLQKNALIDEAQYQDLINEGRNFKAQMGASAIKQLLDNVNLSELSQELRIQAQSKSKTKQDDALKRLKVVDAFLKSQRDSFRSYYENPEKAMKADSQQPWLRGLAEAVADFKRDYETSHESFIVADAYEDFRKAYPKEARLLANQPSWMILDVLPVIPPDLRPLVPLEGGRFATSDLNELYRRVINRNNRLKKLIDLRAPNVILCNEKRMLQEAVDQLFDSGRRTARAGSARPMKSLAELLKGKQGRFRMNLLGKRVDYSGRSVIVVGPELRMHQCGLPKRMALELYKPFIIHRLEEEGIVYTLKSAKKYVDAERPEVWDILEEIIEDHPVMLNRAPTLHRLGIQAFYPRLIEGNAIRLHPLVCTAFNADFDGDQMACHLPLSFETQLECRVLMLSSNNILHPASGQPIAVPGQDIVLGLYYLTKPRPARKGEGMHFFDSAEAVRAYENGVVDLNAIVYLKLKAGRKVYMGALEKDAVCLREAADDNGNIEVAVKAGEKIKFLTLKEDNVIKTTVGRIIFNEFVPKELGYANETFGKKVIAKSIDDLYRRTGNRVTVDYLDDLKANGYKWATRAGSSVAIAEMVIPKEKQEMLDKAAEQVSKIRGLYEDGVITDGERYNQTIDVWSKTTSEVAAKQWDLLSSDRDGFNPVYMMADSGARGSREQIKQLSGMRGLMQKPIKQLGGQEVIENPIKSCFREGLNVMEYFISSHGARKGLADTALKTADAGYLTRRLVDVGQDLVITEEDCGTTNGIEVSAFKDGDDTVIALEERLLGRAPVDDIKHPVTGEVIVKAGELVTERDLAKISATGLEHIKMRSVLTCDSRNGVCSKCYGRMLASGRPVDLGEAVGVLAAQSIGEPGTQLTLRTFHIGGASSRLTVESDKKATVDGHIELEQVETVEHEGQKVVTSRMAELVIFDKTGINKGRYQIPYGSILHVENGQTVNAGDVMFEWDPYNSPIISNVSGKVVFTDMVENRTYRSETDEVTGVETWTVISDKQHGKKDLHPAVTIVDSSNTKIGNYMLPDGAILTVKVGDMVSVGQTVAKLPRAAGKTRDITGGLPRVAELFEARVPKNKAFIAPIDGLVEKIEEVRNNQVVYIKMDDQEEKVLVPRGVHLAVNEGDRVHIGQKISEGSVDPHDILDVLGPEEVQRHLVNEIQAVYRLQGVAIADKHIECIVRQMMRKVRIKDSGDSELLPGEEISKARLRAINDQLTAVDKTPATFTPMLLGITKASLATDSFISACSFQETTKILTRASIEGSVDPLLGLKENVIMGRLIPCGTGARHLRNVQVVDADAELDAAARPMGIQGEYEESSDNGIQMLDNEVGINDEDDSDN; from the coding sequence ATGGTCGAAGAAATTGAACGCGACAATTCTGGCGATATTTCGATTCACCTCGCCGCTCCGGAAATGATCCGTAGCTGGTCCCATGGTGAAGTGACCAAGCCCGAAACCATCAACTACCGTTCTTTCAAGCCCGAAAAGGATGGTCTTTTCTGCGAAAAGATCTTTGGACCGGTGAAGAACTGGGAATGTAACTGCGGTAAGTTCAAGCGCATCCGCTACAAGGGTGTCGTTTGCGACCGTTGCGGCGTTGAAGTGACTCACTCCAACGTGCGCCGCAAGTACATGGGCCACATTGAACTTGCTATTCCTCTGACCCACACCTGGTTCGTCCGTAACCAGCCGTGCGTCATTGGCGCCCTCCTGAACCTCTCCACCAAGGACCTCGACTACATCATCTACTACGAAAAGTACGTGGTGATCGATCCGGGTGACGCAGACCTGCAGAAGAACGCCCTGATTGACGAGGCCCAGTATCAGGACCTTATCAACGAAGGCCGTAACTTCAAGGCCCAGATGGGTGCATCCGCTATCAAGCAGTTGCTCGATAACGTGAATTTGTCTGAACTTTCTCAGGAACTCCGTATTCAGGCTCAGTCCAAGTCCAAGACGAAGCAGGACGACGCCCTGAAGCGCCTCAAGGTGGTGGACGCTTTCCTGAAGTCTCAGCGTGACAGTTTCCGTAGCTACTACGAAAATCCTGAAAAGGCGATGAAGGCCGATTCCCAGCAGCCCTGGCTCCGTGGTCTCGCCGAAGCCGTTGCCGATTTCAAGAGGGACTACGAAACCTCGCACGAATCCTTTATCGTTGCCGACGCCTACGAAGATTTCCGCAAGGCATATCCGAAAGAAGCCCGTCTTTTGGCAAACCAGCCGTCCTGGATGATCCTCGACGTGCTTCCGGTGATTCCGCCTGATCTGCGTCCGCTCGTTCCGCTCGAAGGTGGCCGCTTTGCGACTTCCGACCTGAACGAACTCTATCGCCGCGTCATCAACCGCAACAACCGTTTGAAGAAGTTGATCGACCTCCGCGCTCCGAACGTGATTCTCTGCAACGAAAAGCGTATGTTGCAGGAAGCCGTGGACCAGCTGTTCGACAGCGGTCGCCGCACTGCACGTGCCGGCTCCGCACGTCCGATGAAGAGCCTCGCCGAACTCCTGAAGGGTAAGCAGGGCCGCTTCCGTATGAACTTGCTCGGTAAGCGCGTGGACTACTCCGGTCGTTCCGTGATCGTGGTGGGCCCGGAACTTCGCATGCACCAGTGTGGTCTGCCGAAGCGCATGGCTCTCGAACTTTACAAGCCGTTCATCATCCACCGTTTGGAAGAAGAAGGTATCGTCTATACTCTCAAGTCCGCTAAGAAGTACGTGGACGCCGAACGTCCGGAAGTGTGGGATATCCTCGAAGAAATTATCGAAGACCACCCGGTGATGCTGAACCGCGCCCCGACGCTTCACCGTCTGGGTATTCAGGCCTTCTACCCGCGCCTGATCGAAGGTAACGCTATCCGCCTCCACCCGCTCGTCTGTACCGCATTCAACGCGGACTTCGACGGTGACCAGATGGCATGCCACCTTCCGCTGTCTTTCGAAACGCAGCTCGAATGCCGCGTTCTCATGCTCTCTTCGAACAACATTCTTCACCCGGCTTCCGGTCAGCCGATCGCGGTACCCGGCCAGGATATCGTGCTCGGTCTGTACTACCTGACCAAGCCGCGTCCGGCACGTAAGGGTGAAGGCATGCACTTCTTCGACTCCGCCGAAGCCGTGCGCGCTTACGAAAACGGTGTTGTCGATCTGAATGCTATCGTTTATCTGAAGCTCAAGGCTGGCCGCAAGGTCTACATGGGCGCCCTCGAAAAGGATGCCGTGTGCCTCCGCGAAGCTGCTGACGACAATGGCAACATCGAAGTCGCAGTCAAGGCTGGCGAAAAGATCAAGTTCCTTACCCTTAAGGAAGACAATGTTATCAAGACGACCGTCGGTCGTATCATCTTCAACGAATTCGTTCCGAAGGAACTCGGCTACGCCAACGAAACCTTCGGCAAGAAGGTGATCGCTAAGTCCATCGACGACCTGTACCGCCGCACCGGTAACCGCGTGACCGTGGATTACCTCGATGACCTGAAGGCGAATGGTTACAAGTGGGCAACCCGCGCCGGTTCTTCTGTGGCTATCGCCGAAATGGTGATCCCGAAGGAAAAGCAGGAAATGCTCGACAAGGCCGCTGAACAGGTTTCCAAGATTCGTGGCCTGTACGAAGATGGTGTCATTACCGACGGTGAACGTTACAACCAGACGATCGACGTCTGGTCGAAGACGACCTCCGAAGTCGCTGCCAAGCAGTGGGACTTGCTCTCCAGCGACCGTGACGGCTTCAACCCGGTTTACATGATGGCCGACTCCGGCGCTCGTGGTAGCCGTGAACAGATTAAGCAGCTGTCCGGTATGCGTGGTTTGATGCAGAAGCCGATCAAGCAGCTCGGTGGTCAGGAAGTTATTGAAAACCCGATTAAGTCCTGCTTCCGCGAAGGCCTGAACGTGATGGAATACTTCATTTCGTCTCACGGTGCTCGTAAGGGTTTGGCTGATACCGCTCTTAAGACGGCTGACGCTGGTTACCTGACACGCCGTCTCGTGGACGTGGGCCAGGACCTCGTGATTACCGAAGAAGACTGCGGTACCACGAACGGCATCGAAGTTTCCGCGTTCAAGGACGGTGACGATACCGTGATCGCTCTTGAAGAACGTCTCCTCGGTCGTGCACCGGTGGATGACATCAAGCATCCGGTCACTGGCGAAGTGATCGTGAAGGCGGGCGAACTCGTGACCGAACGTGACCTCGCGAAGATTTCTGCGACGGGTCTCGAACACATTAAGATGCGCTCGGTGCTCACCTGCGATTCCCGCAACGGTGTCTGCTCCAAGTGCTACGGCCGTATGCTTGCTTCCGGTCGTCCGGTTGACCTGGGCGAAGCCGTGGGCGTGCTCGCTGCACAGTCCATCGGTGAACCGGGTACGCAGCTTACCCTCCGTACCTTCCACATCGGTGGTGCTTCTTCTCGTCTGACTGTCGAAAGCGACAAGAAGGCAACCGTCGACGGCCACATCGAACTCGAACAGGTTGAAACTGTCGAACACGAAGGCCAGAAGGTCGTTACCAGCCGCATGGCTGAACTCGTTATCTTTGACAAGACCGGCATCAACAAGGGTCGTTACCAGATTCCGTACGGCTCTATCCTCCATGTCGAAAACGGCCAGACGGTAAACGCTGGCGACGTGATGTTCGAATGGGATCCGTATAACAGCCCGATTATCAGTAACGTTTCTGGTAAGGTTGTCTTTACGGACATGGTTGAAAACCGCACCTACCGTTCCGAAACTGACGAAGTGACGGGCGTGGAAACCTGGACCGTGATTAGCGACAAGCAGCACGGCAAGAAGGACCTCCACCCGGCAGTTACCATCGTCGATTCTTCTAACACGAAAATCGGTAACTACATGCTTCCGGACGGCGCTATCCTTACGGTTAAGGTTGGCGACATGGTGAGCGTCGGTCAGACTGTTGCAAAACTTCCGCGCGCAGCCGGTAAGACCCGCGATATTACGGGTGGTCTTCCGCGCGTGGCCGAACTCTTCGAAGCTCGTGTGCCGAAGAACAAGGCATTCATCGCTCCGATCGACGGCTTGGTCGAAAAGATCGAAGAAGTCCGCAACAATCAGGTTGTTTACATTAAGATGGATGACCAGGAAGAGAAAGTGCTGGTTCCCCGCGGCGTCCATCTGGCGGTCAACGAAGGTGACCGTGTCCACATTGGTCAGAAGATCAGTGAAGGAAGCGTGGATCCCCACGATATCCTCGACGTCCTTGGCCCCGAAGAGGTCCAGCGTCACTTGGTGAACGAAATCCAGGCGGTGTACCGCCTGCAGGGTGTGGCTATCGCAGATAAGCACATCGAATGTATCGTCCGCCAGATGATGCGTAAGGTTCGCATCAAGGATTCCGGAGACTCCGAACTGCTTCCGGGCGAAGAAATTTCCAAGGCCCGTCTGCGCGCTATCAACGATCAGTTGACTGCTGTCGACAAGACTCCGGCGACCTTCACGCCGATGCTCCTTGGTATCACGAAGGCTTCCTTGGCGACAGACAGCTTCATTTCTGCCTGCTCGTTCCAGGAAACCACAAAGATCCTTACCCGCGCTTCCATCGAAGGTAGCGTTGACCCGCTCCTGGGTCTTAAGGAAAACGTGATTATGGGTCGTCTTATCCCGTGCGGTACGGGTGCTCGCCACTTGAGGAACGTCCAAGTGGTGGATGCCGATGCCGAACTGGATGCCGCGGCTCGGCCTATGGGTATTCAGGGTGAATACGAAGAATCCTCCGACAACGGAATCCAGATGCTGGACAACGAAGTCGGCATCAATGACGAGGATGATTCGGATAATTAA
- a CDS encoding GntR family transcriptional regulator: MTVDEFCKWIESSGFKDGARLPSVRKVAASLHASTFTIFQAYKRLVEQGKIYGEHGNGYFWGNKPEIVVDAGEHETERLERLLLEDWKSGKVSVDSTLPSIKDLCFVYGTTSGSMSRTLEMLRERGVLDRKGRGRYYFKNTRSSSVNLKEILLIMRCNPSGDFNGLGERELTFMQKVYAEARRNNLKVKALGYYEDEGLFLDAAGNQVRLEDCGEYFGAVVSTMLVFNISRLFALLACTRFPISVWWEHPLYDIPRALKKEKRYAFFNLAFGDFPGRAVGRFLKEKGMERVAFISPYHMSMWSRDRLKGLKEVGLKVVEATDASHASHFDFMQEKEAHEHFSRILQKLVKEVPSVDAWVVSNDRVGVELLSLVEQGKLKRPPYMVSFDNSNDSYRNRLDSFEFSLDALAEQSVFHLVSPGVTLYKKDDFRELSGHVVEK; the protein is encoded by the coding sequence ATGACTGTCGATGAATTTTGCAAGTGGATAGAATCGTCCGGATTCAAGGACGGCGCAAGGCTTCCGTCTGTGCGCAAGGTGGCTGCGTCATTGCATGCTTCGACCTTTACCATTTTCCAGGCGTACAAGCGCCTGGTAGAACAAGGGAAAATCTACGGAGAGCACGGCAACGGATACTTTTGGGGCAATAAGCCCGAAATCGTGGTAGACGCAGGCGAACATGAGACCGAACGCCTGGAACGCCTGCTTTTAGAAGACTGGAAATCCGGCAAGGTTTCGGTGGACAGTACGCTACCGTCGATCAAGGACTTGTGCTTCGTTTACGGGACCACGTCGGGTTCCATGAGCCGCACCCTTGAAATGTTGCGTGAAAGGGGTGTGCTCGACCGTAAGGGTCGCGGGCGTTACTACTTCAAGAACACAAGGTCGTCTTCGGTCAATTTAAAGGAAATCCTCTTGATCATGCGTTGCAATCCGAGCGGGGATTTTAACGGGCTTGGCGAACGTGAACTCACGTTCATGCAGAAGGTGTATGCCGAAGCTAGGCGCAATAACCTCAAGGTCAAGGCGCTCGGATACTATGAGGACGAGGGTCTTTTTCTAGATGCCGCCGGAAACCAGGTTCGGCTGGAGGACTGTGGCGAATATTTCGGTGCTGTCGTATCGACGATGCTGGTGTTTAACATAAGCAGGCTCTTTGCGCTTCTCGCCTGCACGCGGTTCCCTATTTCGGTCTGGTGGGAGCACCCGCTGTACGATATTCCCCGCGCGTTAAAAAAAGAAAAGCGCTATGCGTTTTTCAACTTGGCCTTTGGTGATTTTCCGGGGCGCGCGGTGGGGCGGTTCCTGAAAGAAAAGGGAATGGAGCGTGTCGCCTTTATTTCGCCTTATCACATGAGTATGTGGTCGAGGGATCGCCTGAAAGGACTCAAGGAGGTGGGGCTCAAGGTTGTCGAAGCAACCGATGCCTCGCATGCGAGCCATTTTGATTTTATGCAAGAGAAAGAGGCTCATGAACATTTTAGTCGCATATTGCAAAAACTGGTAAAAGAGGTTCCGTCTGTAGATGCGTGGGTCGTGTCAAACGACAGGGTAGGGGTGGAACTTTTGTCGCTTGTGGAGCAGGGTAAGCTTAAACGCCCGCCTTACATGGTATCGTTCGACAATTCTAACGACAGCTACCGCAACCGTCTGGATTCCTTCGAGTTCAGCTTGGATGCCCTTGCCGAGCAATCCGTATTCCACCTAGTATCCCCTGGTGTTACTTTGTATAAAAAAGACGATTTTAGGGAACTTTCGGGGCATGTCGTGGAGAAGTGA
- a CDS encoding glycoside hydrolase family 26 protein: MTALAFQIGAWVGGPGQYPQPTQQNVQAFQDLQGTHLDLISYFALFDINDWNATEQYANVAKNNGSTLVVTWMANGYNAQDLVDGKADTYIRDYAKGVKNYGEEIWLRPLHEANGDWYDWGVGKAGAGNTDANVAEAFRHIVNIFREENVTNVKWVWTTNASNAGTGTTLTGNYPGDEYVDYISIDGYNWGKCQSWSSWQTFSQVFKKAYNALANIDKPLFIAEISSSELGGNKAEWITDMFDHFATDFSRVFAVMWFSQSKEANEGDWALNTSQAAVDAWKAGIAKMKASEPTSSSSQDINSSSSDNNTGIKPTGRTTSSSFRLQDGKLYMQTDKALKASVVQFDYQGRILWRSAVQHFAPGVHAIEVPRTNAQNIFRLDIQHH, from the coding sequence ATGACCGCTTTAGCATTCCAAATCGGCGCCTGGGTCGGTGGCCCGGGTCAGTATCCGCAGCCCACACAGCAGAACGTGCAGGCATTCCAAGACTTACAGGGTACGCACCTCGACCTCATCAGCTACTTCGCACTCTTCGATATCAACGACTGGAATGCAACTGAGCAGTATGCAAACGTCGCCAAGAACAACGGCTCCACGCTGGTGGTCACCTGGATGGCGAACGGCTACAACGCCCAGGACCTGGTCGACGGTAAGGCCGACACCTATATTCGCGACTATGCGAAAGGGGTCAAGAACTACGGCGAAGAAATCTGGCTCAGGCCGCTCCACGAAGCGAACGGCGACTGGTACGACTGGGGCGTGGGTAAGGCTGGCGCCGGGAATACCGACGCGAATGTCGCCGAGGCATTCCGCCATATCGTGAATATCTTCCGCGAAGAAAACGTCACTAACGTAAAATGGGTCTGGACCACCAACGCTTCTAACGCAGGAACGGGCACAACGCTCACCGGCAACTACCCCGGCGACGAATACGTGGACTACATCTCCATCGACGGCTACAACTGGGGCAAATGCCAAAGCTGGTCCAGCTGGCAGACGTTCTCGCAGGTATTCAAGAAGGCGTACAACGCGCTCGCGAATATCGACAAGCCGCTCTTCATCGCCGAAATTTCCAGCTCCGAACTCGGCGGAAACAAGGCCGAGTGGATTACCGATATGTTCGATCACTTCGCCACGGACTTCTCCCGCGTATTTGCAGTGATGTGGTTCAGCCAGAGCAAGGAAGCGAACGAGGGCGACTGGGCGCTCAACACTTCGCAGGCAGCCGTTGACGCCTGGAAGGCCGGCATCGCCAAGATGAAGGCAAGTGAGCCCACCTCATCCAGCAGCCAAGACATAAACTCAAGCTCTTCGGACAACAACACTGGTATCAAGCCGACCGGGAGAACCACCAGCAGCTCCTTTCGCCTGCAAGACGGCAAGCTCTACATGCAAACCGACAAAGCACTAAAGGCTAGCGTCGTGCAGTTCGACTACCAGGGCCGCATTTTGTGGCGGAGCGCCGTACAGCACTTTGCCCCGGGAGTACACGCCATCGAAGTTCCCAGAACAAACGCACAAAACATTTTCCGTCTTGACATCCAACACCATTAG
- the rpsG gene encoding 30S ribosomal protein S7: MSRRRKALHRSILPDPRYKSTLVTELVGVVLKQGKKTIAEQIVYTALENLGQKLEGPESPLEKFELCLENIKPRLEVKSRRIGGANYQVPMEVAPDRAKALALRWLLDAARNRNEANMADRLAAELVAAKNGEGNAVRKKNDTHKMAEANKAFAHFRF; the protein is encoded by the coding sequence ATGTCTAGAAGAAGAAAGGCTCTCCATCGCTCCATCCTCCCGGATCCGCGTTACAAGTCCACGCTCGTTACCGAACTCGTCGGTGTCGTGCTGAAGCAGGGCAAGAAGACCATCGCTGAACAGATCGTCTACACCGCTCTCGAAAACCTCGGCCAGAAGCTCGAAGGTCCGGAATCTCCGCTCGAAAAGTTCGAACTCTGCCTCGAAAACATCAAGCCGCGCCTCGAAGTGAAGTCCCGCCGTATCGGTGGTGCTAACTACCAGGTTCCTATGGAAGTTGCACCGGACCGCGCCAAGGCCCTCGCTCTCCGTTGGCTCCTTGATGCCGCCCGTAACCGCAACGAAGCCAACATGGCTGACCGCCTTGCTGCTGAACTCGTTGCTGCCAAGAACGGTGAAGGCAACGCTGTCCGCAAGAAGAACGACACGCACAAGATGGCCGAAGCCAACAAGGCTTTCGCCCACTTCCGTTTCTAA
- the rpsL gene encoding 30S ribosomal protein S12, which yields MPTIQQLVRNGREQISNKTASVALKSCPQKRGVCTRVYTSTPKKPNSALRKIARVRLSNKMEVTAYIPGEGHNLQEHSIVLIRGGRVKDVPGVRYHIIRGTLDTQAVNGRQNGRSKYGVKKKGAAPAKK from the coding sequence GTGCCAACTATTCAACAGCTCGTCCGCAACGGACGTGAACAGATCAGCAACAAGACCGCTTCCGTGGCCTTGAAGTCCTGCCCCCAGAAGCGCGGTGTTTGCACCCGCGTGTACACCAGCACCCCGAAGAAGCCGAACTCTGCTCTTCGTAAGATCGCCCGTGTGCGTCTTTCCAACAAGATGGAAGTGACCGCATACATTCCTGGTGAAGGCCACAACCTCCAGGAACACTCCATCGTGCTCATCCGCGGTGGTCGTGTGAAGGACGTCCCCGGTGTTCGTTACCACATCATCCGTGGTACCCTGGATACCCAGGCTGTGAACGGTCGCCAGAACGGCCGCTCCAAGTACGGTGTTAAGAAGAAGGGTGCCGCTCCGGCCAAGAAGTAA
- a CDS encoding acyltransferase, with translation MYTLPYRNDIDAWKGFAILAVVLYHLGILKTGYLGVDLFLVINGYLIIPSLTAKINERCFSYFGFLKKRLLRLAPLVIIASSVCLAVGYSGMLPDDYENLSETAVASNFFSQNILASITTKDYWKSSNAFSPLMHMWFVGILIEFYVAFPLILLALRKVTHSLDRKKTNLLLTFISAISFALFINPDVPVGNRFYLLPYRLFEFTLGGLIGCNMASITTKVAQARVLRILQSAGVLALIGTIGLSLAYIHGDTLGLELSIIGAESPAPFSSETARNLLILFTSLFASIAISHNYSNSRLAVSHFGKILEIIGKASLSIFVWHQVIIAFYRYFVSPELSVTFFAYFITTLTLLTFASFRYVEKLKFNIKSIAALIALFSSSTAFALFVYLHAGVMRDVPELDVSKNNLQRNMFALYCDRVYELDRDFPQNEKPNVLIVNTSFARDFANVLLESTYKDSVNISYAAEWDESLLPRVRESDFIFSFGFKSEVPQYVLENIKANAKIKGIGTKNFGFTNGNVYAKRNSPDYFKQTLPLYRELEQANRQMKQSWNGDYIDLVALSLDSNGRIRIFTPEHKFISQDCSHFTQNGAKHFASLIDWSTLLSR, from the coding sequence ATGTACACTTTGCCCTACCGCAACGACATTGACGCCTGGAAGGGATTCGCTATATTGGCGGTTGTCCTTTACCATCTCGGCATCCTCAAAACAGGCTACCTTGGCGTAGACCTGTTTCTTGTTATCAATGGCTACCTAATCATCCCGTCACTCACGGCTAAAATCAATGAGCGTTGCTTCAGCTATTTCGGTTTCCTGAAAAAAAGGTTGCTCCGCCTTGCCCCACTCGTGATTATAGCATCCTCCGTATGCCTTGCTGTGGGCTACTCGGGCATGCTTCCCGATGATTACGAAAACTTATCCGAAACGGCTGTGGCTTCCAACTTTTTTTCGCAGAACATTCTTGCAAGCATCACCACCAAGGACTACTGGAAATCAAGTAACGCCTTCAGCCCGCTGATGCACATGTGGTTTGTCGGCATCCTGATCGAGTTCTATGTGGCATTTCCCCTGATTCTTCTCGCCCTGCGCAAGGTGACGCATTCCCTCGACCGTAAAAAGACGAACCTGCTGCTCACCTTCATCTCGGCCATCTCATTTGCCCTATTCATCAATCCGGACGTTCCTGTAGGCAATCGTTTCTACCTGCTCCCCTACCGCCTTTTCGAATTCACGCTAGGCGGTCTCATCGGCTGTAACATGGCATCCATCACCACAAAAGTGGCGCAAGCCAGGGTTCTACGAATCCTGCAGTCGGCTGGAGTACTCGCCCTCATCGGAACCATCGGCCTAAGCCTCGCCTACATCCACGGCGACACCCTCGGACTGGAACTTTCGATTATCGGCGCCGAAAGCCCAGCACCATTCTCGTCCGAAACAGCGAGGAATCTTTTAATACTTTTCACCTCGCTATTTGCAAGCATCGCCATTTCACATAACTACAGCAACAGCAGGCTTGCCGTGAGCCACTTCGGCAAGATTCTCGAAATTATCGGTAAGGCAAGCCTCAGCATTTTCGTATGGCATCAAGTTATCATCGCGTTCTACAGATACTTTGTATCGCCCGAACTTTCAGTAACATTCTTCGCCTATTTCATCACGACACTAACCCTACTCACGTTCGCCTCTTTCCGCTACGTCGAAAAACTGAAATTCAACATCAAAAGCATCGCAGCCCTTATCGCCTTATTCTCGAGCAGTACCGCATTCGCCCTGTTCGTCTACCTACACGCAGGCGTCATGCGCGACGTTCCCGAGCTGGACGTTTCCAAGAACAACCTACAGCGCAACATGTTCGCCCTGTACTGTGACCGCGTCTACGAGCTTGACCGCGACTTCCCGCAAAACGAAAAGCCGAACGTACTCATCGTTAACACTTCGTTCGCACGAGACTTCGCGAACGTGCTGCTGGAATCAACGTACAAGGACAGCGTGAACATTTCCTACGCTGCCGAATGGGACGAAAGCCTGCTCCCGCGAGTCCGCGAAAGCGACTTCATCTTCTCGTTCGGATTCAAGAGCGAAGTTCCGCAATACGTATTAGAGAACATCAAAGCAAACGCCAAGATCAAGGGCATCGGCACTAAGAACTTCGGATTCACGAACGGAAACGTCTACGCCAAGCGCAACTCCCCCGACTATTTCAAACAAACTCTTCCGCTATACCGCGAACTTGAACAAGCGAACCGTCAAATGAAACAGAGCTGGAACGGAGACTACATCGATCTCGTGGCGCTCTCGCTCGATAGCAACGGGCGCATCCGTATTTTCACCCCAGAACACAAGTTCATCAGCCAGGACTGCAGCCACTTCACGCAAAACGGCGCAAAGCATTTCGCCTCGCTCATCGATTGGTCCACGCTCCTTAGTCGATAG